In the Uranotaenia lowii strain MFRU-FL chromosome 1, ASM2978415v1, whole genome shotgun sequence genome, TCCATTGACGACGCTGATGGGCTTCGCGGATTGCGCTGTCGTTTGTCTAGCGGGTTCTTGGTATCTGTCCTAATCTTTGACTCGGTCCAACGAATCCCTGTTTATTCCCAGCCAACCAGACATCCAGAACTCCCATCGTCGAGTTGGTTAATCCTCAGAAGGTATTTGGGCGAAGAAAAACAAGTTAATTAGGTGTGCATGCGATGATAAGCTGGTATGGTGAAATGAGGATGATCAGTTTGGTTGCACCTCCATCAAGGCTATTCCAGTAGGAAAGGATCTGGTGAGAGGAAAAATGGCACTTCTGAAGTTTTGATATTTACGATGATTGAGACAGATCAAAACGATGTTTCAATAGATACTTTCAATCATAGTTAAAAGTTTCCCGTCGGGAAAAATAAGTAAACTCTGCCACCTCTAGCTTCATACAAATAACTTACAAACTTCCTAACTAATCTATTAACTTCAAAAGGTATGTATGCAGTCTTTACTTTCTGAttcgaacttaaaaatttgatgtcaAATTTCACAGGCTCTCTCATCTTAATGATTTATAAGAACAAAGATTTATTGTTacagcaaatttgaaaaagagaaaaagtacaaaaaaatcattcaagagAAAACTGGcccaaataaattttattaaattccttggaggaataaattttgaaaaacattttcttagaaattaagaaaataaaatcgttAATATGAGCAGGATGCGCACTAGAGCCATTCCTATACCTTGATCTAAAATGTAccgatttgaacaaaaaatttccaaattgataaaatattgtcAAATCGGTTATGATTTCATAAGCCTCAAAACATGTCTGACGAAATTTGCACTCTAAGATTTGTTGtgggcctacttggttgaaaatgtccaatgaatcaaagcaatcgaaaaattccctttAACTCAACCGCGCTATCAGAAaaattcagataccggtatttcgatagcaacctACTATCTTCTTTAGTGAgcattttcgattgatgaatgtgtatcgtttttCTCCTTTAAATTCGGAGGATTTTACTACCTATTAGTAGCTTACATAACCTAGCTTTTGCCGATAATTTAAGATTTCCACTTGAATATTACTCTCAAATcgttttttatattgaattgCCAtgggacccctccctttttGAGTAGAAGAAGAAGGAGCATATGAATACTATTCATAACCTGAACCTACATATATCAAAACTTATTCACttattcaataaatcatctcattatGATAAAATTTAGCTAGGTTgcgaatttattaaaaaatcacattCTATCTTAAACTTGTATGTTAGTGCCCCTCCCTAAAGTCCAAGGGGTTTTCAACTAatttagaataaggttgccagattgcccggttttatccgttttggcccggatatttaatacaaaattaggaaaaagtccggtccagtctggttgcccggatttcattgaaaataggCTGGATTTTAGCcgcatttattcactttatttgccaaatcaaacaaacaaaaacaattttgttgcagatttttttatttatgcatccaaaacgaatttttttgaaaaaatttcaaacaaataattttgaaagattttctggaAGACTTAAATACGATATaactgatgagttttgatgaaataaaatatgtttcaagtttttttctcggtttttgttgagtaattcctgggttttgaccaaatttgtgattttggcaggttttaagataaaataatcAGAATTTTTTACGGCCCGTATAGGTGCTGAaaagaattctggcaaccttattctagaaaccatctccgatcCCAAAAAACTCCAGATGCCAAATATCATGATGATTCGTTCAGTAGATTTCTAGTCTATCAGGAATAGCCCGACATACAGgcagacaaaaattcatttttacaaaatggaTGTTTATCAACAAAATTAAGTACGCACTTGctatcaacattttcaaatcactGTATTTCTAATTCTGATaagttgtagaatttttaatacatttacGAATGGAaattaaactttgtaaaaaaattcaataatctcAATGTTCTTCCTACTGAAGCATCTTGAAATCAAGGTCAGTTTTCGCATggacaaaataaagtacgcactCTTGATAACCTTAACAGATTGCTATTTCTCTGCTTAGAAAATTGTTCCGACTTTTTATATGTAATAAATCCTAAGTTCCGACTGGAATTGCAGgaaattgaatcttttttggCTAACAAAAAAACGGAATAGTCTGCTAGGCAGAGAAACAGCGATCTgtaaaggttttcaaaaaagcaaattttattttgtccaTGCGAAAAATTGACTTCGACTACGCTTCAGTGTGAAAAATGTATTAAgatttttctacaaagttttcaaaaagtcgttAGGGTTAGAAAATACAACAATTCAtcagaatattttcaacttgatatttttttctctctattgtgttgtgagcctacttggttgaatggtccaactgaatcaaagcaattgaaaaattcctttcaattcaaccacggtaaatgaaaagttcagataccttcccatagaaaatttaaaaaattaatattgatttttctagAGAAACATAAGTGATAGTACTCTTATTTCGCAcaattgtttcatatttttggccGTCAACGaaaacactagtttacaaaattaaaaaaaaaaacgtgaactcCATTGGCTGACCTATATTTTATACTGAAGTTGGGCGCTGAATGAAACaaatgaagttcaaaaaaatcccagcagaacagttttttagttatgctacacatttgaaatttcggaaaaataaaaaaacaacttgtaatcagattcaaatatctcgaaCNNNNNNNNNNNNNNNNNNNNNNNNNNNNNNNNNNNNNNNNNNNNNNNNNNNNNNNNNNNNNNNNNNNNNNNNNNNNNNNNNNNNNNNNNNNNNNNNNNNNNNNNNNNNNNNNNNNNNNNNNNNNNNNNNNNNNNNNNNNNNNNNNNNNNNNNNNNNNNNNNNNNNNNNNNNNNNNNNNNNNNNNNNNNNNNNNNNNNNNNNNNNNNNNNNNNNNNNNNNNNNNNNNNNNNNNNNNNNNNNNNNNNNNNNNNNNNNNNNNNNNNNNNNNNNNNNNNNNNNNNNNNNNNNNNNNNNNNNNNNNNNNNNNNNNNNNNNNNNNNNNNNNNNNNNNNNNNNNNNNNNNNNNNNNNNNNNNNNNNNNNNNNNNNNNNNNNNNNNNNNNNNNNNNNNNNNNNNNNNNNNNNNNNNNNNNNNNNNNNNNNNNNNNNNNNNNNNNNNNNNNNNNNNNNNNNNNNNNNNNNNNNNNNNNNNNNNNNNNNNNNNNNNNNNNNNNNNNNNNNTATAAACACATGATTTGAAATCCATTgataaacgataaaaaaaaaattttactgatGGGATCAGGGACGGGTTCAGATCAAAATCTTCATCAAGATCAGGAGCATTGATTAGAATCTGGATATGGACCTGGATTTGGATCTGGATCTGAATCTggatctaaatctgaatctgaatttgagtcTGGATGTGGATCTGGTTCTGAATCTGGATCTGGATATGGATCATGATGAGAGGCAGGATCGAGATCTGGGTCAGTATCTGGATTAGTATCTGGATTAGGGGCAGGATCTTGAACAAGATCGTAATTTGAATCAGAAAAGAATCAGTATCGGAATCCGAAACAGGATCAAGACCATGATCAAGATCAATCAGAGTGAAAacctggatctggatctggattcaAATCTGGATCTAAATCTGGATCTAAATCTGGATCTAAATATGAATCTGGATCTCGATCAGGATCTGGAtctcccagctaacatgaaatcgtaatagaaatgataatacaaatcgaatatttagacattttcaataaccatcgtaaacaagttggtatagAGTGATTTTCtaatcattcatttacgacaagctttgctcAAAAAAAgctgaatcggatagcagtttagtcaattcgtaaatacgtctccaaatagttgagaatacgcttattcgacatttacgatttgagtgaactgatttacgataaatgcgCGACCCTTctccttctttcttcctttgaccggttcgtgaacagaaaaatcttacatatagagctatagcgcgaATTATTTCAACtaatgagttggcatcgtggtaaggaTACCAGACAGGACAACTCGgaggctggagttcaaatctcggtcggggacatttttttttcattcaaattacttcaaatcgtatattttgcattttgtggggaaatcgaatcgttaaaatcttgtcattgtagatatatcgcctccacttttatagctatatgctattttggtaagtttaatacaatcttttcatctggtatattcgtttgattaattctgttgttcctgcgatataccctcttaaatgtttgctgggctgaATCTGGGTCTGGATCTGGATCtaaatctggatctgaatctCGATCTATATCTGGATGTAGATCTGGATgtggatctgaatctgaatctgaatgtgGATCTGAATCTGGATCTGGATTTGAATCTAAATCTGGATCTAAATCTGCATCTGGATCTCGATCTACATCTGGATCTAgatctggatctggatttgGATCTAAATCTGGATCTAAATCTGGATCTAAATCTGGATCTatatctggatctggatctggatttgaaattaaatctgGATCTAGATCTCGATCTCGATCtagatctggatctggatctgaaTCTGGATCTAAATCTGGATCTAAATCTGGATCTAAATCTAGATCTAAATATGAATCTGGATCTCGATCAGGATCTGGATCTGAATCTGggtctggatctggatctggatctcgATCTATATCTGGATGTAGATCTGGatctgaaactgaatctgaatgtGGATCTGAATCTGGATCTGGATTTGAATCTAAATCTGGATCTAAATCTGCATCTGGATTTCGATCTACATCTGGATCTAgatctggatctggatttgGATCTGGATTTGGATCTAAATCTGGATCTAAATCTGGATCTacatctggatctggatctggatctggatttgaaattaaatctgGATCTAGATCTCGATCTTGATCtagatctggatctggatctggatctgaaTCTGGATCTAGATCTCAATCTGGATCTAAATCTGGATCTAAATCTGGATCTAAATCTGGATCTAAATCTGGATCAAAATCTGGATCTAAATCTAGATCTAAATATGAATCGGGATCTCGATCAGGATCTGGATCTGAATCTGggtctggatctggatctggatctcgATCTATATCAAGATCTAGATCTGGATCTCAATCTGGATTTGGATTTGGATCTTAATCTGGACCTTAACCTGTATCTGGATCTCGATCTGGATCTAAATCTGGATCTGGATTTCGATCTAGATCTGGATCCGGATCTGAATTTGGCTCTGGATTCAAAATCTGGAActggatctgaatctgaatctggatgTGGATCTGGATTTGGATCTGAATATGGATATGGATAGGGATCTGGATCtgaatctggatctggatctggattaaaatctggatctgaatcttgatcttaaTATGAAATATCGATCAGGATCtagatctggatctggatctgaatctgaatgtcGATCTGGATATGGGAACTGGATCTGGATTTGGATCTAAATTTGGATCTaaatctggatctggatctcgATCTACATCTGGATCtgaatctggatctggatctggatctgaaTCTGGATATAGATCTAGATCTGAATCTGGATCTGGATTTGGATCTGGATTTTGATCAGGATCTGAATCTGGATCTGGATTCTGGATCTGGATTTGGATCAGGATCTGAATCAGGGGTCTGGATCAGGATCTGGATCAGGATCTGGATCAGGATTTGGATCAGGACCTGACTCAGGATCTGAATCAGGATCTGACTCAGGATCTAGATCAGGATCTGAATCAGGACCTGATTCAGGATCTGGATCACTATCTGGATCAGGATCTGGATCAGGATCTGGATCAGGATCTGGATCAGGATCTGGATCAGGATCTGGATCAGTATCTGGATCAGGATCTGGATCAGGATCTGGATCAGGATCTGAATCAAGATCTGGGTCAGGGTCTGGATCAGGATCTGGATCAGGATCTGGATAAGGATCTGGATTAGGATCTGGACCAGTATCTGGATCAGTATCTCAATCAGAGGCAGATCTTGAGCAAAATCTTAATTAGAATCAGAAAATCGTTAAGAATCAAGATCGGAATCCGGATTAGGATAAAGATCAACCAGAATCCGGACCTGGATCAGGATCTTGATCGTTATCGAGATCAGTAACTGGATCAAGTGGAGGATCATCATTTGGATCAGTACCTGGATTAGGACCAGGATCTGGATCAAGATTTTGATCAAGACAGTGACCAGGATTCGAATCAACTTCAATATCCTGTTAGAAATCTAGAAAAAGGTCTAGAATAAAGATCATTGTCGAGATCAAGATTGAGTTATGCATAAGTATCAGGATCAAGATTTAAGATTGTTCCAGATCAACAACAGGATCTGGATCAAGATCAATCACAGGATCAAAATctagataagtttttttaaattagggaCAATTGCAATTAGGGACAAattcatgattcaaatttgaaaaatgtttaaagggTTCATGAGAATCACGTATGGAATCAGGATCTCGATCAGTTTTTGGATCACAATCAAGACAAAAATCCGAACcattaaaaaatgaatcaggTTCTTTATCAGAATCGGGATCTAATCGACTTCTTCATCAGGATCAGGATTAAGAACATGCCAAagataaaaatcaatatcagGATAAGGCTTTGAATCATGGTAAGGATCTcaataaaaatctgaatcagGATCTGGATCCGGATCATACTTAATTAGAAAGTAAGAATCAGTTCAAGGATCAAAATTAGGTTCTGGATCAGGATCGAGGTCATGATCGTAATGACTAGCAAGAGGATTTAAAATCGGGATGAGAATCCTGCTTCAGATCGTGATTCTGACACAGTTCCTGGAGCTTCTTAAGATACTTTTTCAAACTTAAGAGAATCGAAGCCAAAAAACTTTTTcctcaatgtttgaaaaaaaattaaagttctcGAAAAATGCAAGGAAATTGGGTAAAAGATATACTTTGAAGCGTATTTTCTCCGAATGTACTTTTTGTACATATCTAACTAAGTATGCCAGGTTTGTTGGTTTTATAAGGGCTTGCCCGgaatttcaaggaaaaaatgggaaaatccCGGTCTATCTCAGTTGCCGGATACCTGGGCAAAATGCTCAGATGTTGCTTGAGTTTTCTCTCGATATATATCAACGAATTCCAACCATAAACTCAAATTTGGTAAACATAATGTAGGATCTTAGcatcaaatgacaaaatttttcaagctggttttatcgaaaaaaaaattgcaaactttgtcctttaattaaaaattaaatttaaagcagCTGAAGtgtcataataaaaaaagtttattttaaactttcataagAAAAACATAGATTTTGGCGGGATTTACCCAGATAATGTCCGGTAAGCTACAAATGGTGAATTCCACTGCCCTCTTACTTTCAtcagaaaaacttaaaatttagccacgtttttccggatttgaaatggtttttaagttgaaaattttgtattccaCTGCCCAGATTTTTGCGGGATTTAtgtgttatatttttataaaatggtTCAAGATTTTAGTGTAAAATTACAAGATTTCATAAGCATGGTTTTATCAATACAAACTTGCGAAAATAGCTTGGAACTCAGCTACAGCGTCATGATAAGCGAAAAAATTTAATGTGTCTTTCTGCCACTCTCTGTTTTTAACTTTCATCAGAAGAAATTTAGATATAAGCCcgattttcccggatatttcccggtttttgaactaaaaattttgaattccaatGCCCAGATTATGCCAGTTTTGTGGGATAAAATGTGCGGCccgttcagaaaaaaaaacctgaaaagcttaattttcatcagaaaaaccttgattttagGCGAGGGTATGGGCTGGGTAAACATGCCCGGACTGGCTCGGCCATAAtacgttcagaaaaaaaatctgaaaagctTAACTTTCATCAGAAAAACCTAGATCTTGGCCGGCTTTGTTCGGATATTTCCAGGTTTTTGAGCTTTTTGAATTCCACTGCCCGTATTTTGTCGAGTATGTTTGTAAAAACGCCTGGACTTGCTCGGCCCGGATacgttcacaaaaaaaaaactcgaaagcTTAGCTTTCACCCTGTTTTGGCCGAATATATCCCTGTTTTAGAGctgcaaattttgaattccgagAACCGATCAAAGAAATGGAACACAACTTGACAGGGAAGTGAGTATGGCAATAATTGAAAAGGAACAAAACTTGACATGGAAATAAGTTTGGCAATAAGAAATATTTATGAGACTATCTGAGATTAGTTCCTTCTTTCATTGGTTAAACAGAAATGTTTCTGAACAACTCGacaacacggagaaaaaagacgactgtTGTTCTACTTTTTTCAGCAGGTTAAATCAATCATCAAAgagtagttattttttttttgcatctattatataaaattctcttgtaacggtgtttgtagtactactcctccgaaattacctaaacgattgaaatgaaattatttttagaatattctgtaggcatgcgaatcggtttatatcgaataaaaataacagaaagtcgcatcaattgtccgtaataatcaaatttgtagttttttgaatgaaattaaagtcatgacatccatttttggagattttctttacttcgggcgccgggcgatttgtttttcgtctccatggtcgtccaaggcgtcgcaagcaaacgtcgagagaggatggtaacgatggcatagcatactgattagttgaaatatttgggcgcgcatttctaaaccaagcataatttcaatgcatgtggtagcgatatgaagcctagatgtgtttttttcttcttgattcctagatcatttgtacagcacatagtaatgaatgacgcccagtTTGATATTTTGCCAATCAAATCAATACCATttcaacgatttaaaaaaaaactattttaagttcagcagaaattgttgtctgaataatatgaacttagtactgatgcatataaaattatggtatgactctttgcggacatttgaaaaaaagaatgtgggaagatttacatacaattttttcgaacatgtaaaaatgtgtttaactgaaaatgtttcgggtgcctttaaatttacagaacaacaacaaaatccattgAAGATGAACAGACATATGAGCTGAACAAGAGTCTGTCCTTTAAAAAGGATTATATAGGgtgactagagcaagtgcaaacgttcaacatttacaaaaaatttatacgTTATTCATATATACATGTTcgcattatttcttcatctataaaCCGTTGAGCCCaattaaacaatctgactaaataaattcaacttttttttaaaatcatttaccgaaaaactgtttacagctTCCTATTTGTTTACACAgtattcaagtacgtacttaacatgaaagtgtgtttatgtttaacatattttggctacatagaagagactttagatccgcttttttgttgaaaagtttttctgtgattgatattccagaagcattatttttttgatagcagaagcagattttttttttgataagtttttattatgacctgaaagtgtcgaaaatgatattaactcctgtcatttcacacggtgaaaccaACGGTGGCAACGCGCCTTTTagtcatgaaacatataccttttaagaattatttCTCCGAAATGATCAGAAAAGGTATGCTGAatgttaaatctgaagcgg is a window encoding:
- the LOC129738213 gene encoding putative uncharacterized transmembrane protein DDB_G0290641; its protein translation is MSIWIWELDLDLDLNLDLNLDLDLDLHLDLNLDLDLDLNLDIDLDLNLDLDLDLDFDQDLNLDLDSGSGFGSGSESGDLTQDLNQDLTQDLDQDLNQDLIQDLDHYLDQDLDQDLDQDLDQDLDQDLDQYLDQDLDQDLDQDLNQDLGQGLDQDLDQDLDKDLD
- the LOC129738212 gene encoding uncharacterized protein LOC129738212, with amino-acid sequence MFAGLNLGLDLDLNLDLNLDLYLDVDLDVDLNLNLNVDLNLDLDLNLNLDLNLHLDLDLHLDLDLDLDLDLNLDLNLDLNLDLYLDLDLDLKLNLDLDLDLDLDLDLDLNLDLNLDLNLDLNLDLNMNLDLDQDLDLNLGLDLDLDLDLYLDVDLDLKLNLNVDLNLDLDLNLNLDLNLHLDFDLHLDLDLDLDLDLDLDLNLDLNLDLHLDLDLDLDLKLNLDLDLDLDLDLDLDLDLNLDLDLNLDLNLDLNLDLNLDLNLDQNLDLNLDLNMNRDLDQDLDLNLGLDLDLDLDLYQDLDLDLNLDLDLDLNLDLNLYLDLDLDLNLDLDFDLDLDPDLNLALDSKSGTGSESESGCGSGFGSEYGYG